Proteins encoded by one window of Ursus arctos isolate Adak ecotype North America unplaced genomic scaffold, UrsArc2.0 scaffold_22, whole genome shotgun sequence:
- the LOC113269478 gene encoding olfactory receptor 51V1-like, protein MSPISILNISSSRFILTGFPGLEVHYLWISIPFSSIYAMVFLGNCMVLHVIRTEPSLHQPMFYFLAMLALTDLCMGLSTMYTVLGVLWGIIREISLDSCIAQSYFIHGLSFMESSVLLTMAFDRYIAICNPLRYSSILTSDKIMKIGVAILCRSSLLIPPVIVRLKFLNYCCPHILSHSFCLHQDLIRMACSDIRFNSVYGLALVISNLLLDSVLILISYIMILHAVLAIASREERIKSLQTCVSHICAVSVFYIPIIGLTMVHRFGKHLSPLVHVLMGNIYILFPPLMNPIIYSIKTQQIRRRVQRLFYLKRM, encoded by the coding sequence ATGTCTCCCATCTCTATCTTGAACATCAGTAGTTCCAGATTTATTCTCACTGGTTTTCCTGGCCTTGAAGTTCACTATCTCTGGATCtccatccctttctcctccaTCTATGCCATGGTCTTCCTGGGAAACTGTATGGTGCTGCATGTGATCCGGACGGAGCCGAGCCTGCACCAGCCCATGTTCTACTTCCTGGCCATGCTGGCGCTCACTGACCTGTGCATGGGGCTGTCCACTATGTACACAGTGCTGGGGGTCCTGTGGGGGATCATTCGTGAGATCAGCCTGGATTCCTGCATTGCCCAGTCCTACTTCATCCATGGTTTGTCCTTCATGGAGTCCTCTGTCCTCCTTACTATGGCTTTTGACCGCTACATTGCCATTTGCAACCCCCTACGCTACTCTTCCATCCTAACTAGTGACAAAATCATGAAAATTGGGGTGGCAATCTTATGTAGGAGTTCTTTACTCATACCTCCAGTCATCGTTCGCCTAAAGTTCTTAAATTATTGCTGCCCCCACATCCTTTCTCACTCTTTCTGCCTGCACCAAGACTTAATTAGAATGGCCTGTTCAGACATCCGCTTCAACAGCGTTTATGGTCTAGCCTTGGTAATCAGCAACCTATTGTTGGATTCAGTGCTCATTCTTATCTCCTATATCATGATCTTGCATGCAGTCTTAGCTATTGCGTCACGGGAGGAGAGAATCAAGTCTTTGCAGACCTGTGTATCTCACATCTGTGCTGTTTCAGTTTTCTATATCCCAATCATTGGTCTGACTATGGTCCATCGCTTTGGAAAACACCTCTCACCATTGGTTCATGTCCTCATGGGCAACATCTATATCCTTTTCCCACCCTTGATGAACCCCATTATTTACAGTATCAAGACCCAACAAATACGAAGGAGAGTCCAGAGATTGTTTTATCTGAAAAGAATGTAA
- the LOC113269480 gene encoding olfactory receptor 52Z1P-like, whose product MTISSNHTNLRDIWYTMIGIPGLEDAHTWISIPICSMYIVAVVGNILLLFLIFTERSLHEPMYLFLSMLALADIFLSTVTTPKMLAIFWFQDGGISFGCCVSQMFFLHFIFVAESAILLAMAFDRYVAICYPLRYTTILTPSVIGKMGIASVIRSFFICFPLVFLVYRLTFCGRNIIHHSYCEHMGIARLACDSIKVNIYYGVIVALFSTCLDVVLIIISYALILRTVFRIPSQDARLKALGTCGSHVCVILLFYTPASFSFFAHRFGGHNIPLHVHILLANLYVVIPPTLNPIIYGVKTKQIQEKFMQVFSMSKKLC is encoded by the coding sequence ATGACAATCTCTTCAAACCACACCAACCTTAGAGATATTTGGTACACCATGATTGGGATCCCAGGACTAGAAGATGCGCACACATGGATTTCCATTCCCATCTGTTCCATGTACATAGTTGCTGTTGTAGGCAACATCCTCTTATTATTCCTGATCTTTACTGAACGCAGTCTTCATGAACCCATGTACCTTTTCTTGTCCATGTTGGCCCTGGCAGACATCTTTCTCTCCACAGTGACCACACCAAAGATGCTAGCAATCTTCTGGTTCCAAGATGGGGGTATTTCTTTTGGTTGCTGTGTGTCCCAGATGTTTTTTCTACACTTCATCTTTGTGGCAGAGTCTGCCATATTGCTGGCCATGGCGTTCGACCGCTATGTAGCCATCTGTTATCCACTAAGATATACTACCATCCTAACCCCCTCAGTCATTGGAAAAATGGGCATTGCATCTGTGATTAGGAGTTTCTTCATCTGCTTTCCCTTGGTTTTTCTGGTTTATCGGCTTACCTTCTGCGGgaggaatattattcatcacTCATATTGTGAACATATGGGCATTGCCAGGCTCGCCTGCGATAGCATCAAAGTCAACATCTACTATGGGGTGATTGTGGCGCTTTTTTCTACATGCCTGGATGTGGTGCTTATCATCATCTCCTATGCCCTTATACTCCGTACTGTGTTTAGAATTCCTTCCCAAGATGCCCGACTGAAGGCTCTGGGTACTTGTGGCTCCCATGTCTGTGTTATCCTACTATTCTATACTCCAgcctctttttcattctttgctCACCGATTTGGGGGCCACAATATACCACTCCATGTACATATCCTCCTTGCCAATCTTTATGTGGTCATACCACCCACTCTCAATCCAATCATTTATGGAGTTAAGACCAAACAAATTCAGGAGAAGTTTATGCAGGTGTTTTCTATGAGCAAGAAATTGTGCTGA